CTTACTTAAACAACatgccacgctacaagcttaagtgggcccaagccaagGGAATGCCTGGGACTTGATGagcgggttgtggtatggatggttacAAGTATTCACGAGGCCCATTAATGGTCCAATGAGTGGAAGTTTTTGgctacttgggagcaccaaaactcaagcTCATTCCTTGAGCCCAAACATATGGATAAGCATGAGAGAAAACCTAGTAGCCCATCACCTTAAGAAAACCTAATAGCCCATAAAAATCCCACATTAGCCAAAGCTTCCAGTAGTCTGACGAAATCAAAGGGAACTCACAAGCTGTTGGAAACAAAACAGACCAGCTCAGCACCTTATAAAATATCTAACGTTGTGCATCTCTGTTAAAACCAGATCGCAACCAAACCAccaaaaccaagcaaacccATGTGCTGATCACCTTTTTGACTAAGCACCCTTACCCATTTCCTCCTTAAGCTTTAgtgagaaaacaagaaacaaaagtggGTGGCTCTTCACCCGCATAGAGAAGTCCAGCGGCCTGAGGACCTTGGAACTCCAAAAAGCTTCATGCCTACATGCTCAGGCTATAGAAGTTTCACCAAATAAGGTGgaatggaagaaagtgaagTAAAATGGGAGAGGGTGGCTTGACCAAATTAAGGTTTTCAGCGCCTATAAAAGGAAGCACTTTCTACCTACCAAAAACAACTCACCTTGGTCGTTGCTAGCCTCCCAGCAACCGTGAGAATTCATCGAAGGCAAGCATCCTCTCTGAGacccttcaatttcatgcTTTATTCTTCCAtcttcctcctttctctctttcaaaACCCACATCtagagagagcaagcatcatctctcatctctgGAACCCTTTGATTTCAAGTCTTGTTCTTCCATtgcttcccattttctcttctgtcCAATCACCCAGGAGTTTGACgaagctttcgtcaagctgctggaaataTGCTAGAGCCACCCATGCTTccattttcttcctctctttccatAAACACACATCTAGAGAGCAATCATCACCTCTCATCCTTGAAACCCCTGCAATTTTGAGCCATATTCCTCCATCTCCTCCCATATTCTCTTCTGGAAATCGcagctctttctctctcatgctaaactcatgtgctcaactcccatgccacaagcttctcatgccaaaccaagaatttatctgtaagtGACTGTTGGTTTCATTGGTAGAGAAGACCAAAGTGTTTCCTAAAGCTCAGCTACCCTTTCGAAACACTCTCGGGGTCTGATCCTTGAACTCAGACTCAAGGAGCAATTTCatacatgtttttcttttcggtagtccaagcccattcgtcaagctgccggaataAAAAGACCCCTACACCTAGACACACACACTCTTGCATATCTACGCACTACTAACGTAGTACATTCGTTACATACTTCTCACTTATAACACAAGAAGACTCGAATATCCTTTTTTcttgaataaaaaatcatactACACACCATCTttactaaaaaattaaaaaattaaaaaaatcatactaCCACGATACCATCATCCTCATGTATGTATAAAGCCATTTGTGATGGAAAACGTTTTCCCAATattcatatttgttttctgCTTAAATTTACAGTTTGGAGGtaaattccaaaaaattgaaaaaaaaaaaaaaaaaaaagaagatgaagaagaaaggaattaCAAGATTAGCGTCCCTTGATCCACGAATTATCCAACGGACTCAAATGCGTCAGTCAGGAACTGCTTTCACTGTCGCTGTCGCTGTATCTTCTTCATAAACCTCTCCCCCCATCCCCAAACCCAATCTTTTACAGCAAGGGTTTATCCATATCCCATAAACCCTAACACAAAATCCCGAATGATACTCCGTCGCTCAGCAACAACAATGCTTCCACTCTACAAACTATCGTCATCTCCCCCTAAACTCTTCTCTCAATTCAGATATTCCTACTCTGTTCTCTCCAATTCTTCATCTTCGTTCCGGATTAGCTTGCTTTGGCTGAGCCACCCCCCGTTTCGGAACCGTCACTACCGCCGCGTATCGGAAAGAAGGAGGAGATACGTTTTTCACTGAAGAAAGCGTTTCATGGACTTCCCTTGGCGTATCCGATAAGGTTTCTCAAGCTCTCTACAATGCCGGCCTCGGCCAACCATCTCTGGTTCAGGTGCCAAGTTCAGTCCTAACCCTAATCTACTCTTTAATTTCTCGATGTATTGGTTCGATTTCTGAAATCATTTAAAAAGTTTGAactttttattgaaacttttgtttttgttttttgcattTTAGGCTGCTAGCATACCATCTATACTTTCAGGAAAGGATGTGGTGGTTGCAGCTGAAACTGGTAGTGGCAAAACGCATAGCTTCCTTGTCCCTCTAATTGATAAGCTATGCAATGAACAGAACGACTCTGCCAATATTGCTTCTTCTGATCAAGGAGTCTCCCAACCCCGTAAGATTTCTCTTGTTTTGTGTCCAAATGTAACACTGTCTGAGCAAGTGGTTCGGATGGCAGACGGTCTTTGTGACGAAAATGGCAAACCACTTCTAAGTGTTGTATCCCTATGTGGGAGACAGGTATTGATTGTTCTTATTATTCTGTTCTGGGTATAGAATTCTGTATTTATATGGTGTTACTTCTATTACTGAAGGATGcaattctttttctctttggcTTTGcgtattaattttttgtaatgaGGTTCTCACAAATAAGAAACTTTGACTGCAGGGATGGCCGGTTAATGAACCTGATATTATTGTTTCAACACCAGCCGCTCTTCTGAATAatattgacccaaaaaatttcGGTCGTACGGATTTTATACGGAGTGTAAAATATGTGGTATGTTTTAGTTTCATTCATACtctgcatgattttttttttgttttcaaaatcgCATATGTGAAAtttcatgcatataaatagaaaaatcaCATGATTTATGACTAATATGGCATTTGCAGGTGTTTGATGAAGCGGATATGCTTCTCTCTGGGGGCTACCAGAATAAGGTTATCCGTCTCATACACATGCTCCGCTTTGACGAAAAGCTATTGTCACGGTCAAATGAACAAAATCTACCAGAATCTGAAACTTCATCACATTTCAGTTCAGAAGATGAAGACAATCTGCAGGATGAAGATTTGTCAGAAGAAGAGGGAGATGCTGTGGAAAATGATGACTTAGATGAGGAGCTTGAGGCAGGGCATGTCAAAAGTATAGACTGGAGGAGAGTGAGAAAAGTTTATAAGCGCAGTAAACAATACATTTTTGTTTGCAGCCACTCTTCCAGTAAATGTAAAGAGAACTGCCGGGGCAGTGTTGAAAAAGATGTTTCCCGAGGCCAATTGGGTTAGTGGAAACTACCTCCATTGTCACAACCCCAGGTACACCATGTTTTAGCTACCAGTTActgtttgtaattttctttaccTCCTCACTAGTCAACTGTTGTGTTGTGTTCATTTCACAAcattttttggttgcttcTGTTATATTTCAGATTAAAGCAAAGGTGGATTGAAGTTACTTTTGATACTCAAGTGGATGAACTTATAAAGGCTGTGAAGCATGGATTTGAGTCGAGATCAGTTTCTGGTCAGTGCCGAACAATGGTATTTACAAATACTGTGGAGGCTGTGGAATCAGTGGCAAAGATAATGATGAGAGGTGGCATTGAATGCTACCATTACCATAAAGATTGCTCCTTGGAAGACCGAGCAAAGACATTGGCTGATTTCCAAGAGAAAGGTGGTATTCTTGTGTGCACAGATGCTGCTGCACGTGGCATTGACATTCCAAACGTATCACATGTTATCCAGGTGCATCTtagtttttaaataattagCTTGAAGACCAACAAAAAACattagttttggttttggggtggggAGGTTGGTGGGTGGGGAAGGTGGTGTTGGTGTTGGGAAGGGACAAATGAATTCCCCAATTACTTGCTGCAGGCCGCTTGAGACTCTAGATGGAACTCtggatgattttttttcctcattcATTATGTGCTCCCTGACACTATTTTATCTAGCATGCTTTcttaagatatatatatatatatatatatatatatttgttctaGTTGTGATCTATTTATTCATTGGCCTCTGTGATGCTATTTATTAGTAGTATGAACAGGAGCTAACACTTGGCATTGTTTACTTATCCAGGCAGATTTTGCCACTTCTGCTGTGGATTTTATACACAGGGTTGGTCGAACAGCCAGAGCTGGTCAATACGGACTTGTAACTAGCATGTATACTGAATCCAACCGAGATCTGGTTGCTGCAGTTCGTCGAGCAGGGGAACTTAGTCAGCCTGTGGTAACTACTGAAACTTGCTATTTCCAACGAGATATGCCTGGTTGTGATTCAACAGTTTTGCAACCTCCTAGTCCTGGATTTTAGATAATGAATTGCATATGTTTATGTTTCTAGTGTTCTGGTTGACGATGGAATCTTTTAGTTGCACCTTGGTAACTAGTTTGCTTTCTTATTACAGGAGACAGCATTTAGCAGGAAAAGAAGCTTTCGAAATAAGCTTAAGAAAAGAGGTAAAGTTCAGATCTTCAATTCAAAATCAGAAGTCAagatgaaaaaattaataataaatcaagTGTACACCCTGCAAAATCTGTAGTAAAGCAGAATTTGAGTTTTGGTTCACTTGCATCTTCAatggttttgttatgattaGGGACAGATTGGTTATGATATATAGGGGGGAGCCTGATTCtatcatttttgttctttcagCAGCTTTGCAAAGGATCACAGATTCACGAGCTGATGAAGAGCGTGTTCTAGCATAGAATGGCTAGGTTAGTGGAACAAACTTGCATCTTGAATAATTTTGTTATGATAGATTTCATGTTGGTTATGATATACGGGACTGACtatcatttttatattttagcaGGTTTTACGAAAATCAAGCTCATTAGATGTTGATGAGGATGTTCTAGCATAAAAAAGCAGGTTGTGaggatatttatgtataaagaAGCATACA
The window above is part of the Prunus dulcis chromosome 1, ALMONDv2, whole genome shotgun sequence genome. Proteins encoded here:
- the LOC117616749 gene encoding LOW QUALITY PROTEIN: DEAD-box ATP-dependent RNA helicase 22 (The sequence of the model RefSeq protein was modified relative to this genomic sequence to represent the inferred CDS: deleted 2 bases in 2 codons), translating into MILRRSATTMLPLYKLSSSPPKLFSQFRYSYSVLSNSSSSFRISLLWLSTPRFGTVTTAAYRKEGGDTFFTEESVSWTSLGVSDKVSQALYNAGLGQPSLVQAASIPSILSGKDVVVAAETGSGKTHSFLVPLIDKLCNEQNDSANIASSDQGVSQPRKISLVLCPNVTLSEQVVRMADGLCDENGKPLLSVVSLCGRQGWPVNEPDIIVSTPAALLNNIDPKNFGRTDFIRSVKYVVFDEADMLLSGGYQNKVIRLIHMLRFDEKLLSRSNEQNLPESETSSHFSSEDEDNLQDEDLSEEEGDAVENDDLDEELEAGHVKSIDWRRVRKVYKRSKQYIFVAATLPVNVKRTAGAVLKKMFPEANWVSGNYLHCHNPRLKQRWIEVTFDTQVDELIKAVKHGFESRSVSGQCRTMVFTNTVEAVESVAKIMMRGGIECYHYHKDCSLEDRAKTLADFQEKGGILVCTDAAARGIDIPNVSHVIQADFATSAVDFIHRVGRTARAGQYGLVTSMYTESNRDLVAAVRRAGELSQPVETAFSRKRSFRNKLKKRAALQRITDSRADEERVLA